A region from the Candidatus Electrothrix scaldis genome encodes:
- a CDS encoding DUF2975 domain-containing protein, whose amino-acid sequence MSNLPKIKKLSNNFHLLISALLVAIPLYYVIYWAFINSLPETLITKNVASVPLVQNHLSIKFQLIGFVVSLLPLSALVYGLINIRKLFSFYKEGVIFSFEHVAIFKKTSKALIGWVFLSILYESAKSVLFSLGNPPGQRIINVGFSSPEITTLVVAGIVFVIAWVMDEGRILTEEQRLTV is encoded by the coding sequence ATGAGCAATTTACCAAAAATCAAGAAACTCAGTAATAATTTTCACTTGCTAATTTCTGCGTTATTAGTTGCTATACCGTTGTATTACGTCATCTACTGGGCCTTTATAAATAGTTTGCCAGAGACATTAATCACCAAAAATGTTGCCTCGGTTCCATTAGTTCAAAATCATTTGTCAATTAAATTTCAGTTAATAGGGTTTGTTGTAAGCTTGCTCCCTCTATCTGCATTAGTTTACGGACTTATAAATATCAGGAAGCTCTTTTCCTTTTACAAAGAGGGTGTGATATTTTCCTTTGAACATGTCGCTATTTTCAAAAAAACCTCAAAAGCCCTTATTGGTTGGGTTTTCTTGTCAATATTGTATGAATCTGCCAAAAGCGTCCTGTTTTCACTGGGAAACCCTCCAGGACAAAGAATTATCAATGTAGGTTTCAGTTCACCAGAAATTACTACACTTGTTGTTGCTGGGATTGTTTTTGTTATAGCGTGGGTAATGGATGAAGGCCGTATATTAACTGAAGAACAACGTTTAACCGTTTAG
- a CDS encoding helix-turn-helix transcriptional regulator gives MSIVINIDVVLAMRKMKSIELAKLIGITEQNLSILKTGKAKAIRISTLDALCKHLKCQPGDILEYQENNQ, from the coding sequence ATGTCTATAGTTATAAACATAGATGTGGTTCTGGCAATGCGCAAAATGAAGTCTATTGAACTTGCAAAACTGATCGGAATCACAGAACAGAATCTATCAATATTAAAAACAGGAAAAGCTAAGGCTATTCGTATCTCAACGTTGGATGCTTTATGTAAGCACCTAAAATGTCAACCAGGGGACATTCTTGAATACCAGGAAAATAACCAATAA